One window of Dermacentor albipictus isolate Rhodes 1998 colony chromosome 9, USDA_Dalb.pri_finalv2, whole genome shotgun sequence genomic DNA carries:
- the LOC139050095 gene encoding putative ferric-chelate reductase 1 homolog isoform X1 translates to MSTARTSAAHCRGLLFPARLWHTRNDVAACFLAPRGYYVYQGRTATMATRLPFFVAVLLVLLGGALPYHTGAPQGACDSMVPGHGGPSETATDAYRLTAQKQPDQSVKVTLAGSFKGFLIQARKADDVDSLVPGKFVPEGNVSHTVDCAGEDATALTHKDGQVKSQVTTTWIPPANWEGQVVFRATLVQDYQHYVERVLSAPVSIQKSTLEADKKGDAASTTPATTSAAAYPGCGQTMGCFGTPKGCVSRGSCSLLLTHVARGDGVDFELTAPARHENMWIAAGISETPSMDMASVVECLRHNGVMSMRESWNSDGKKNILIVNQTPGLTFLKRDYSDGMLRCSWHRAHVTSVQKTTFNTATNSYHLLLAAGQFEGNSDVKKEHYERDYTKTPVNLKAMQVALGGAGSDIFIKLHGSLMIVAWVLLVSVGILLARHYKNVWEATTICGVKPWFAFHRVLMMLAVAMMIAALVLIFYKVGQWSVTENPHPILGIVCSILGILQPIMALFRCHPHEENRYIFNWAHWFNGNAGQIIAVATIFFAAGLEKAQLKGADWFVYILAAFVGFHVLVHIVMQLHSALMSKKEVSNDIKLQDRTPANGVHSVEPGLDMQPPATDAPGGGFRRFMLGIYLVVAILVVAALVSTIWFATAP, encoded by the exons ATGTCTACGGCTCGTACCTCCGCTGCCCATTGCAGGGGGCTTTTGTTTCCGGCTCGACTTTGGCACACACGCAACGACGTCGCTGCCTGCTTCCTTGCACCGCGCGGCTATTACGT ATATCAGGGTCGAACAGCCACCATGGCTACGCGGTTGCCCTTCTTCGTGGCCGTGCTGCTCGTGCTGCTTGGCGGTGCGCTTCCCTACCACACCGGCGCCCCGCAGGGCGCCTGCGACAGCATGGTCCCGGGACACGGTGGCCCATCGGAGACCGCCACCGACGCCTACAGGCTGACGGCCCAAAAGCAGCCTGACCAGAGCGTCAAAG TCACGCTGGCTGGCAGCTTCAAGGGCTTCTTGATCCAGGCGAGGAAGGCCGACGACGTTGACAGCCTCGTGCCGGGAAAGTTTGTCCCCGAGGGCAACGTCAGCCACACGGTTGACTGTGCGGGAGAGGACGCG ACGGCGCTGACTCATAAGGACGGCCAGGTCAAGAGCCAGGTGACGACCACGTGGATACCGCCGGCCAACTGGGAAGGCCAGGTGGTTTTCCG TGCTACGCTAGTGCAAGATTACCAGCATTACGTGGAACGTGTCCTTTCGGCACCCGTCTCCATTCAGAAGTCGACTCTTGAAGCGGACAAAAAAGGG GACGCGGCGAGCACCACTCCGGCGACGACGAGCGCCGCGGCGTACCCCGGCTGCGGCCAGACCATGGGCTGCTTCGGCACGCCCAAGGGGTGCGTGTCCCGCGGGTCCTGCTCCCTGCTGCTCACGCACGTTGCCCGCGGCGACGGCGTCGACTTCGAGCTCACCGCGCCGGCGCGCCACGAGAACATGTGGATCGCCGCCGGCATCTCCGAGACGCCCAGCATG GATATGGCCAGCGTGGTCGAGTGCCTGCGCCACAATGGAGTGATGTCGATGCGCGAGTCTTGGAACAGTGACGGCAAGAAGAACATACTGATTGTCAAT CAAACTCCTGGCCTGACGTTCCTAAAGCGAGACTACAGCGACGGCATGCTTCGTTGCTCCTGGCACCGAGCTCACGTCACTAGCGTGCAGAAGACCACGTTCAACACCGCGACCAACAGCTACCACTTGCTCTTGGCAGCCGGCCAGTTTGAAGGAAACAGCGATG TTAAGAAAGAACACTACGAGCGGGATTACACCAAGACTCCTGTGAACCTGAAGGCTATGCAGGTCGCTCTCGGCGGGGCAGGCTCCGACATTTTCATCAAGCTTCACG GCTCACTGATGATTGTCGCCTGGGTGCTGCTTGTTAGTGTCGGCATCCTCCTCGCCAGGCACTACAAGAACGTCTGGGAGGCCACCACTATTTGCGGCGTCAAGCCATGGTTTGCT TTCCACCGGGTCCTCATGATGCTTGCGGTGGCCATGATGATTGCAGCCCTCGTGCTAATCTTCTACAAGGTCGGCCAGTGGAGCGTT ACTGAAAATCCGCATCCAATCTTGGGCATTGTGTGCTCAATTTTAGGGATTCTGCAG CCCATCATGGCGCTATTCCGATGCCACCCCCACGAAGAAAACAGGTATATCTTCAACTGGGCTCACTGGTTCAACGGCAACGCTGGCCAAATAATTGCAG TGGCCACCATATTCTTCGCCGCGGGCCTGGAGAAGGCACAGCTCAAGGGCGCCGACTGGTTCGTCTACATACTGGCAGCCTTCGTTGGCTTCCACGTACTGGTACACATCGTGATGCAGCTCCACTCTGCGCTGATGTCCAAGAAAG AAGTTTCCAACGATATAAAGTTGCAAGACAGGACGCCCGCAAATGGCGTTCACTCTGTGGAGCCAGGCCTCGATATGCAACCGCCAGCGACGGACGCACCG
- the LOC139050095 gene encoding putative ferric-chelate reductase 1 homolog isoform X2 — protein MSTARTSAAHCRGLLFPARLWHTRNDVAACFLAPRGYYVYQGRTATMATRLPFFVAVLLVLLGGALPYHTGAPQGACDSMVPGHGGPSETATDAYRLTAQKQPDQSVKVTLAGSFKGFLIQARKADDVDSLVPGKFVPEGNVSHTVDCAGEDATALTHKDGQVKSQVTTTWIPPANWEGQVVFRATLVQDYQHYVERVLSAPVSIQKSTLEADKKGDAASTTPATTSAAAYPGCGQTMGCFGTPKGCVSRGSCSLLLTHVARGDGVDFELTAPARHENMWIAAGISETPSMDMASVVECLRHNGVMSMRESWNSDGKKNILIVNQTPGLTFLKRDYSDGMLRCSWHRAHVTSVQKTTFNTATNSYHLLLAAGQFEGNSDVKKEHYERDYTKTPVNLKAMQVALGGAGSDIFIKLHGSLMIVAWVLLVSVGILLARHYKNVWEATTICGVKPWFAFHRVLMMLAVAMMIAALVLIFYKVGQWSVTENPHPILGIVCSILGILQPIMALFRCHPHEENRYIFNWAHWFNGNAGQIIAVATIFFAAGLEKAQLKGADWFVYILAAFVGFHVLVHIVMQLHSALMSKKVSNDIKLQDRTPANGVHSVEPGLDMQPPATDAPGGGFRRFMLGIYLVVAILVVAALVSTIWFATAP, from the exons ATGTCTACGGCTCGTACCTCCGCTGCCCATTGCAGGGGGCTTTTGTTTCCGGCTCGACTTTGGCACACACGCAACGACGTCGCTGCCTGCTTCCTTGCACCGCGCGGCTATTACGT ATATCAGGGTCGAACAGCCACCATGGCTACGCGGTTGCCCTTCTTCGTGGCCGTGCTGCTCGTGCTGCTTGGCGGTGCGCTTCCCTACCACACCGGCGCCCCGCAGGGCGCCTGCGACAGCATGGTCCCGGGACACGGTGGCCCATCGGAGACCGCCACCGACGCCTACAGGCTGACGGCCCAAAAGCAGCCTGACCAGAGCGTCAAAG TCACGCTGGCTGGCAGCTTCAAGGGCTTCTTGATCCAGGCGAGGAAGGCCGACGACGTTGACAGCCTCGTGCCGGGAAAGTTTGTCCCCGAGGGCAACGTCAGCCACACGGTTGACTGTGCGGGAGAGGACGCG ACGGCGCTGACTCATAAGGACGGCCAGGTCAAGAGCCAGGTGACGACCACGTGGATACCGCCGGCCAACTGGGAAGGCCAGGTGGTTTTCCG TGCTACGCTAGTGCAAGATTACCAGCATTACGTGGAACGTGTCCTTTCGGCACCCGTCTCCATTCAGAAGTCGACTCTTGAAGCGGACAAAAAAGGG GACGCGGCGAGCACCACTCCGGCGACGACGAGCGCCGCGGCGTACCCCGGCTGCGGCCAGACCATGGGCTGCTTCGGCACGCCCAAGGGGTGCGTGTCCCGCGGGTCCTGCTCCCTGCTGCTCACGCACGTTGCCCGCGGCGACGGCGTCGACTTCGAGCTCACCGCGCCGGCGCGCCACGAGAACATGTGGATCGCCGCCGGCATCTCCGAGACGCCCAGCATG GATATGGCCAGCGTGGTCGAGTGCCTGCGCCACAATGGAGTGATGTCGATGCGCGAGTCTTGGAACAGTGACGGCAAGAAGAACATACTGATTGTCAAT CAAACTCCTGGCCTGACGTTCCTAAAGCGAGACTACAGCGACGGCATGCTTCGTTGCTCCTGGCACCGAGCTCACGTCACTAGCGTGCAGAAGACCACGTTCAACACCGCGACCAACAGCTACCACTTGCTCTTGGCAGCCGGCCAGTTTGAAGGAAACAGCGATG TTAAGAAAGAACACTACGAGCGGGATTACACCAAGACTCCTGTGAACCTGAAGGCTATGCAGGTCGCTCTCGGCGGGGCAGGCTCCGACATTTTCATCAAGCTTCACG GCTCACTGATGATTGTCGCCTGGGTGCTGCTTGTTAGTGTCGGCATCCTCCTCGCCAGGCACTACAAGAACGTCTGGGAGGCCACCACTATTTGCGGCGTCAAGCCATGGTTTGCT TTCCACCGGGTCCTCATGATGCTTGCGGTGGCCATGATGATTGCAGCCCTCGTGCTAATCTTCTACAAGGTCGGCCAGTGGAGCGTT ACTGAAAATCCGCATCCAATCTTGGGCATTGTGTGCTCAATTTTAGGGATTCTGCAG CCCATCATGGCGCTATTCCGATGCCACCCCCACGAAGAAAACAGGTATATCTTCAACTGGGCTCACTGGTTCAACGGCAACGCTGGCCAAATAATTGCAG TGGCCACCATATTCTTCGCCGCGGGCCTGGAGAAGGCACAGCTCAAGGGCGCCGACTGGTTCGTCTACATACTGGCAGCCTTCGTTGGCTTCCACGTACTGGTACACATCGTGATGCAGCTCCACTCTGCGCTGATGTCCAAGAAAG TTTCCAACGATATAAAGTTGCAAGACAGGACGCCCGCAAATGGCGTTCACTCTGTGGAGCCAGGCCTCGATATGCAACCGCCAGCGACGGACGCACCG
- the LOC139050095 gene encoding putative ferric-chelate reductase 1 homolog isoform X3 has product MATRLPFFVAVLLVLLGGALPYHTGAPQGACDSMVPGHGGPSETATDAYRLTAQKQPDQSVKVTLAGSFKGFLIQARKADDVDSLVPGKFVPEGNVSHTVDCAGEDATALTHKDGQVKSQVTTTWIPPANWEGQVVFRATLVQDYQHYVERVLSAPVSIQKSTLEADKKGDAASTTPATTSAAAYPGCGQTMGCFGTPKGCVSRGSCSLLLTHVARGDGVDFELTAPARHENMWIAAGISETPSMDMASVVECLRHNGVMSMRESWNSDGKKNILIVNQTPGLTFLKRDYSDGMLRCSWHRAHVTSVQKTTFNTATNSYHLLLAAGQFEGNSDVKKEHYERDYTKTPVNLKAMQVALGGAGSDIFIKLHGSLMIVAWVLLVSVGILLARHYKNVWEATTICGVKPWFAFHRVLMMLAVAMMIAALVLIFYKVGQWSVTENPHPILGIVCSILGILQPIMALFRCHPHEENRYIFNWAHWFNGNAGQIIAVATIFFAAGLEKAQLKGADWFVYILAAFVGFHVLVHIVMQLHSALMSKKEVSNDIKLQDRTPANGVHSVEPGLDMQPPATDAPGGGFRRFMLGIYLVVAILVVAALVSTIWFATAP; this is encoded by the exons ATGGCTACGCGGTTGCCCTTCTTCGTGGCCGTGCTGCTCGTGCTGCTTGGCGGTGCGCTTCCCTACCACACCGGCGCCCCGCAGGGCGCCTGCGACAGCATGGTCCCGGGACACGGTGGCCCATCGGAGACCGCCACCGACGCCTACAGGCTGACGGCCCAAAAGCAGCCTGACCAGAGCGTCAAAG TCACGCTGGCTGGCAGCTTCAAGGGCTTCTTGATCCAGGCGAGGAAGGCCGACGACGTTGACAGCCTCGTGCCGGGAAAGTTTGTCCCCGAGGGCAACGTCAGCCACACGGTTGACTGTGCGGGAGAGGACGCG ACGGCGCTGACTCATAAGGACGGCCAGGTCAAGAGCCAGGTGACGACCACGTGGATACCGCCGGCCAACTGGGAAGGCCAGGTGGTTTTCCG TGCTACGCTAGTGCAAGATTACCAGCATTACGTGGAACGTGTCCTTTCGGCACCCGTCTCCATTCAGAAGTCGACTCTTGAAGCGGACAAAAAAGGG GACGCGGCGAGCACCACTCCGGCGACGACGAGCGCCGCGGCGTACCCCGGCTGCGGCCAGACCATGGGCTGCTTCGGCACGCCCAAGGGGTGCGTGTCCCGCGGGTCCTGCTCCCTGCTGCTCACGCACGTTGCCCGCGGCGACGGCGTCGACTTCGAGCTCACCGCGCCGGCGCGCCACGAGAACATGTGGATCGCCGCCGGCATCTCCGAGACGCCCAGCATG GATATGGCCAGCGTGGTCGAGTGCCTGCGCCACAATGGAGTGATGTCGATGCGCGAGTCTTGGAACAGTGACGGCAAGAAGAACATACTGATTGTCAAT CAAACTCCTGGCCTGACGTTCCTAAAGCGAGACTACAGCGACGGCATGCTTCGTTGCTCCTGGCACCGAGCTCACGTCACTAGCGTGCAGAAGACCACGTTCAACACCGCGACCAACAGCTACCACTTGCTCTTGGCAGCCGGCCAGTTTGAAGGAAACAGCGATG TTAAGAAAGAACACTACGAGCGGGATTACACCAAGACTCCTGTGAACCTGAAGGCTATGCAGGTCGCTCTCGGCGGGGCAGGCTCCGACATTTTCATCAAGCTTCACG GCTCACTGATGATTGTCGCCTGGGTGCTGCTTGTTAGTGTCGGCATCCTCCTCGCCAGGCACTACAAGAACGTCTGGGAGGCCACCACTATTTGCGGCGTCAAGCCATGGTTTGCT TTCCACCGGGTCCTCATGATGCTTGCGGTGGCCATGATGATTGCAGCCCTCGTGCTAATCTTCTACAAGGTCGGCCAGTGGAGCGTT ACTGAAAATCCGCATCCAATCTTGGGCATTGTGTGCTCAATTTTAGGGATTCTGCAG CCCATCATGGCGCTATTCCGATGCCACCCCCACGAAGAAAACAGGTATATCTTCAACTGGGCTCACTGGTTCAACGGCAACGCTGGCCAAATAATTGCAG TGGCCACCATATTCTTCGCCGCGGGCCTGGAGAAGGCACAGCTCAAGGGCGCCGACTGGTTCGTCTACATACTGGCAGCCTTCGTTGGCTTCCACGTACTGGTACACATCGTGATGCAGCTCCACTCTGCGCTGATGTCCAAGAAAG AAGTTTCCAACGATATAAAGTTGCAAGACAGGACGCCCGCAAATGGCGTTCACTCTGTGGAGCCAGGCCTCGATATGCAACCGCCAGCGACGGACGCACCG